A region of the Vigna unguiculata cultivar IT97K-499-35 chromosome 9, ASM411807v1, whole genome shotgun sequence genome:
AattacttaattatattataattataaaaataattgttttccttgataataatgaaataattaattcttttttgtgTATTTAAATTGGTAGTGATAAATTATACTATAACAAGTAAGATAGTTTAGTTCAAATACACATTTCACATTTgatcaattattattaatacttgattaaattgttatttatatacttatttatttatattagaacaatataattaattaaataagtttttttttaattattaaagtgAAAAATCTAAATCTCttccaaatatatttttggacTCACGAATTATCTAAGGAagtaagaaatatttttatttaacatattGTTGAAAGGAAATGATAATTAAACTCCGTAAGTGATATTTATGCAATAACTTtcgcttttaatatttttgaaatatccattataagagaaattattttatacttttctctaattaatatgcatttattttttaacacctttaatttgatgtttattcattaatttgaatttgtggaaaatatttattacatcaaGTCGGTGTCTGGATTTTAGTTGATCATTTATTACTTTGATTCCATTTAGTCTCGTCTTCTTTTTAAAtccaacaattttttatttcgtcCAAATTTAGCTATGTTAcatagatatttttaataaatattttaaataatattatacttatttaaattcatgttttacatccaactttatttatttatttttaaattttaaatatatgggttgatattttattacatcaagTTTTATAttgctttttttatttgaattaatatttaaaataattgtatataaatttataaaatttagaaaattatatttcaatatttgtataacatcctatatcaataatttctatataaatattagatttgatttcaaaataataattttgtaaatttaaatatcaaaatttaaaacagttttataataatataaagtaaatatatttaaaattaaaaacaaaatttaaataaaatttaatgtaaaatattaatttaaataaaacttaacattttaaaaaatattaaactaaaatattaatttaaataaaacttaacattttaaaaaatattaaactaaaatatcaattttaataaaaagatgattataatatttatataaagattaaatttgattttgaaaagaaataaaattgtttaatttaaaaaaaatttgaattgaattaaaataataaatacagatATTAAACTTAGATTGAAACATATGACATGATGTTGACTTGACAcgtgataaaatatttttttaaaataattaaataaataaataaataaaaacaaaaaaaggtaaTGAACTAAAGATACATATCTAACAGTATTAGTGTagtattaacaaaaattaattaattgttatacattttaaaaactcAATCTAATTATGAGAATTTAGATGAGATTTTCCAACGaacaaatataagaataatgaaatgttttatcctaaatatttttagattattaaTATAGAAAACATGGCATGTACGTTGAATATGATAAAAGTatttacttataaaaaaaatcgcAAAAAATGAAAGCATAATATACTACCTataattgaatagaaaaaaatctaaatgtacatggaaaatatttattttagaagagCACGCGCGTGAAAAGTCAtaccattaataaaaatagtaactaACCGTTTTAAAGtaataatgaaaaagaataaaattatgcaGAATTTTTTGATTtcctataaaaatatttttgaaaagggatgtaattaatactatttaaggacattttttaagatatattCAATAATCCTTCattttactatatttattataaaatttcaaatattaaactctactaattaaaatagtttataataaCGATCATTAATTTCACcgcatttatattaaaatataaaataattaacttcactaattaaaaatataaatttatataacaaattttttaaaaatgaaaataacttttttgtcttttatttgTACCATCGTTTTCtaacaacaaatcaaacattttAGAATTTTTCACATTCTCACCGAGAAGTAAAGAGAAATATCTCGATGTTGAAGACTTCCTCTTTATGAAAAAACTTGAAGTGTAAAAGTTTGAAAGCTTTGAAAGGTAAGTTCTTAAAGTTttgcaaaaataaaagttatttgaaatttttattatttttcaaattataatgtGATAAAaagattgtaattttttatgaaatattttatcattttttcatattgttTTTGTCACTcgttcaaattattattatttttgttttgaatacgcatgaatgataaattttgatatacatcaaataaattattaattaaaattgtataaaatttataaacataaataaaattgtattaataattattaatgtcagaatttatttaatatcaaaattatatataatctataacaatatataaagaggattctattctgtgtccacattttaaaataccaatttttcctttaaaatataattatttattaaacttttgaaaattgttcgttacttttacaaactttgttataaaattatctatctCTATCTATCAACTGTTATTCtctaatcttttttatatatttcactttatttttaataaatataattttattttatatagtaacttaataatattattttttatcatctactaatataatatcatgtatatttaaaaaatgtgtacacaaGCACGATAATGCTATGTAAGTTggatatttcataaaaataaaactactttattaattatttttaaccgGTTATAAAAACGTTAACATGACTTTAGTACATCGATAGATTTTATATCgaattattaatgtaattacATATGTAAGACTAAAGTTTGGGATAACtattaaagtaaaaacaatCAACACAACTCTTTTGTTATCTTCAATTAAATACTATAGGTCCGTTCAAGTTAACTAAATAGAGACGGGcattctttaataaaaatatttaatacaattaaataCTCATAAATGAATTAAAGACTATTCACTAAAGTAAAACAATGAAACGTATTTGCCAATTTGAAACTGCACAAAAGTATTTattacaattaataaatatttaattgagaagagTGCAGTTAAGCAACGTGTGATGAAAGTAATTAGAcgaattgttatattttttcagaATTTAGGTAGAAAATTGATGAtagatttgaaaaaaagaaaagtgtaaaaaaagaaagaaagtgcGTGTGAGTAGGGGCTGGGAAATCGCGTGAGGATAATGAGTTGAGTTAGAATGTGGTGGGTTGGGAGTGACGctggatataaataaataagcttGAAACAAAATGCCCAcactttgttaagtttatataagCTTTGGTTCTTCTTCCATACCAACAAAAAAGTAATAGCAGCAGCAGGAGCAGCATCAGTAACAGTTTCGGAGGGAACACACAAAAAGCCCCAAAGCAAATCACCTTTTTCAATCTCTCTACACATCACACACAAACATAACACAACACTCTCACtttattcaaaacaaaacctAGACGAAGACGAcgacaacaacaaaaacaacaacacaaacatgTTTGCTGAAGAGAATGGCCTTAAGGGAGACCCCAGACTTCAAGCCATTTCTCAAGCCATCAGAGTCGTCCCTCACTTCCCCAAGCATggtctctctttctctctctttgatttttcaaactattttattttgtttgaagcTTCTCTCCTTCGCTCTCTCCTCTTCTtcctgtttttattttattattggaaatctttttcttgttttgttgcTGCAGTTTCAACTTTTACCCAACAGATCTGCGGCCGTTCAtttagttttgtttatttttaaggaGTGTGTTTTGGTGGATTAAACTAATGGGGGTGGTGAAATTCGCAGGAATAATGTTCCAGGACATAACGACATTGTTGTTGGATCACAAGGCGTTTAAAGATACGGTCGACATTTTTGTCGATCGTTACAGAGACATGCACATTTCCGTTGTTGCCGGTACCGTACTGTACTCTTCCATCACCTTCTCTTCCACTCTGTCCGCtactattttaaaaagaaaaaacatttcttttttctgtatCCTCTTGTTGCTTCCAGAGCggaaactttttttttagagTTAAAGTTTCAGAAtgtgaagttaaaattttatggGGTGGTAGTTTTGGCACCAAGGTTTCTCCTTTCATTTGCAGAATGAGACCACGGCTTGTTCTGATTCCTTATTTGTCTCTGTTAATTCTTGTGTTTTTccatttcttaaatatttaaatattttatattatgggGTTTATTTTTGGGTCTTCTTTGGAGTAAGTTTTTACGCTTCCCTCTTTTCGTTTTTTGTCACACAATTTCTTTTGcggtatttttttttacctattttattataaaaaatgctTCGCATTCAGTTTCCCCCTTTTCTATTCGCGTTTGcggttacttttattttattttattggtgttTTGATTTTCACGGCGATAAAATATATACCTTTTTGCGGTGGACTTGAGAGTTAGGTCGTGGGTTGGCATCATTTGTAACATTCaaagtattttcttttctaCCTTGGAAGTCTTCCgattctgattctgattttTGACTGAGAAAATAATGGCAACCTCAATTTAGGCCACATACATGTCTTGTAATGATAGCCTGTTCGAGAAAACAAATCTAAAGCACTGTTATTCTTAACAGTAACCCGTCAACGAATGAAGGGGCTAAGTAGATTTAATGGCAATTGCTGAGGTTGTTTCCTTTGGTTGATTTGTGTTGATTATTAATGCACTTGACTTACATGTAGGAATTGAGGCAAGAGGATTCATGTTTGGTCCTTCAATTGCGTTGGGCATTGGAGCAAAGTTTGTCCCCTTACGCAAACCACGGAAGCTGccaggtatatatatatatatttttttcaaatcttcaataaGAGATTGTGTCAAAACTTGGTCAAATCTGAGACTTGAAAGTACCAAACTTTGACACCAAAACAACAGAATATGGAGATCACTTTCTGAGTTTCTGTGTTAGTAGCCTGGTCTGCATTCAACCACTTTTCTTGAGTTGGGAATTGATGTGTTTTTTTCATCCTTGCCATTCATTTTCAACCTATTAACTACTGGAGGCCAAAATCGGATCCAACTGTATTCCATGCAGTAGAAAATTTACACCAAATTCTTTTTGAGGAGGTGCTTGTACAAAACTGATATAGGTCATTTTGAGCTTACTTTTATGTACTGAATACTGAAGCACATGCATCAGATGAAAGTCATTTAGGATCAGTAATCATTGTAATGGTGTGTTTAAAGTTTAACTGATACAGCAACTGTAGCATACTGAATTGGAGTAGAGTAAGACAACGTCAAGCCTTGTAATGTTTTCATTGTTGCAAGAATTTCAAATTGGTTCCTCTAAAACTGAGTAAATTGATGATGTGAAGGGGGTCAAACATATCATTGATGAGGTTTGAACATGTTTTCCAAATCAGGTTCCATGTAGAGTTTTAAATAGCTGAAATGGGTGTTAGCTGGAATGAAATGTTAAATTAATGTGAATGTTGTGCTTAGGTGAAGTGATTTCAGAAAAATATGCTCTAGAATATGGGACAGATTGTTTGGAGTTGCATGTTGGTGCTGTCCAGCCAGGTGAACGGGCCATAGTAATTGATGACTTGGTGGCCACAGGTGGAACTCTGTCAGCAGGAGTAAAACTTCTAGGTGATTTGTCTACTAcatattcttttcttctttatttcacTTGTGATGCTTCAATGCATGTGGTCCCAATGCCTTCTTTCAACTTCTTTTGTAGAACGTGTTGGTGCTGAAGTAGTGGAATGTGCTTGTGTCATTGGTGTGCCTGATGTCAAGGTAACCACTAATTATGTTTACCTTTCTCAGAATTTTCTATGCTGTTCAACCTCACCACCACAAGTTCAAAATTCTTAAACCAAAATCTTGCTTCTTTTCTATGCTGGATGGTTAACAACAACGTTTTCAACTTCTGCATAATGCCAAACACCAAAAGGGAATCCTCTGTTAGATGTTAAACatcattttgtttttgaaaaatgatattcTGCTCAAACTTTGAAACTTTTCTCTTTCAGGGGCAGTGCAGACTCATTGGAAAGCCACTTTATGTTCTTGTTGAGCCGCGTAAAGCAGATAAATGTTATTAAGGTACGCCACCAACCACTAATTCCTTAAGAAAAGTTTGTTTTGCTTCGTGCTCTCTCACAATGTAaacatatttcatatctttttggCGACTTTTGACCCTTGGTGCTGCCTTTTATGGCAATCTCATAAAGTGAAGGCTCTACAGTTTTGACTAGTGTGCCCTCTAAAATGAGGCTGCACTTTTAGGGTTAACCGTAAATGAGCATATATTGTGCATAACAACCTgcaagtttatttattaaataaaagaagtaaaatcaataaaattatgaaCAGAGAACAGTGTAAAAAAGTACATTAACTGTTCTATGTGTTTGACATATACCTATGAAcctaaaacaaaaaagagagtTTCCTAGGGTTTGGTTTTGACCCTTGATTTGCAGAAGGGGCCAATATGGGTGCCGCAATGTGGTTGCTTTTGGCCGAAGGAAAAGACCTATATTATTGAAATCTAACACTGGTTTTTGCTTTTTGAGGTATTATCCTATCCTTAGAAGAACACGAATGATTTGTCTAAAAGTGTTTATGCATGTTGATGCAGATGTGATGTTAGTTGGATCATAGAAAAGGAAGTTTGGTGAGAGAGAGCGTAATGTGATAAGTTTTCGGCTCATGGACTCTGGAAAATGGCAAAAATATCATTCTGGGAATTCATGTCTTTATCTTCTTGTACATGTTAGCCATCATGGCCAACACTTTTGAACAATCATTATTAAAGAAGGGTTGGATTCTTCTTGCATTTCTTCAATTATCTCTTCATTATTCCATCACAAGCAAGTTACTTTATTTCATTTCACCAACAAATGAAAACATTATATtacaatttgtttaaaaaatccTTTTATACTTGGAGCTCACTcgcttaattattttaattgtattttatcaATTGAGTGCTTCGGTTATTTACTAAGAAAAATATGATCAATACatgttattaaagtaaaaaaaaatcaattaatttagtATAACTTTTTAATCGAAAAAAAGCAAGAAATCttgcaaagttttaaaaataaaagtcattatttattttccaaaattctCAGCGTTAGATTTGACTTACAACTTTTAACGCTATAATTTGGCTGTTCACACTAGGCATAGCCGTGtttgttttggttgttttcCACATGTGCAAATTAGATCCTTATTTTACACTTTATTAACGATTAAAGCGATTTTGAAAAACATATCACACATTCACATTAGGTTTTTTCCAAACAGCTATTTGTTTTGTAATGCTTTTTcacattttgaaaaattaaagttttaatcaTATAAGTTTCTCCgtataaataaaaagatgtAATCAGATACCTTCtcttaaagttaaaattattttatacatttattaaGTATTGCATCTACTTTGTGGATAATAATTGAAGCTAATGGTCGTTGCtccttgtttttatttttattttgcattttcttTCTTAACATGAAACTAAATGGAGCCTTATTTTCTTAggaagttaaaatattttagcttcttcaaaaaattaattttagtttgtgaataaattaattttagattatagaaaaaatattttcttttatatttcttccataaatgtttgcaaaaaaaatcatcaaaagaaaacctaaatgaagaattcttcaaataactaaaataaagatGCATGAATTTTTACGATTTTTCAGTTAgcttctaatattttttataaattgaaaagtttatttAACTAAATTAGACCTGTTAGAGAAAAAAACACATGTTAgttattttagtaatatttttcaagattttatttatgtttctaaggtttttttcttctcattatttctttttaggattaaattttttttattctttaaactatgcaaaattagaatttttaaactttgatacattttgattgtaaacttaaaaaataaataaatatagtcattttaactcgatatcaaaatttatcattttttatatatatatattaaacgaTGTTTTAGGTTGGTATTTGAACTCAAAtttgtcaaacagtataaacaattcaaacatcaacatgatatattttttaacatataaaaaaaatttcacataattgaattataaggactaaatttatttatttttaaaatttaaggattaaactattaaaattcGAGACATagacaaattataattgtacatacaagtttagaaaataaacatatataatttattttttttcatattctacaCTTGTTAATTTTACTGTTACTTTCAAAtcaataaactaatttttatcttttcacttaaataaataacacacacACATATGGTAAACAtaccaatattttaaaataaatttctctttttttataatatattctaCTCCTATGAAATTTTATTAGTCGGTTTGAGttgatcttaaaaaaaatgtatatttttaatattgacaTACTATATCAAATTCAGTATAcctttataaaaactaaatgatAACATTATTTCAACATCAATTAATCTCAATTTGAATTTTGACATGCCATATCGAATTAATATAATGTCTTGGTTCAAATATTTAGTTTCATAGCTTTCTCCgaattttcatatgaaaaacacAGTAGAATAGATATCGCCGAACTAACATACATCGTTTATACCTTATTCATCTGTCAGTTATACAATTCAGGCATTTCACTGCTATCTTATAATAACTAGAACGTTTAGTAcatttttcaagttttattttaacctaaaaagcTTTGCAATACAGCAAAACTGTGTTGATACAATGATTATTTATCTTTGATAGAAGAAAAGTATCAAACGAATTCTTAATAATAGTGTCTAATGTtagttgttatattaattttttaaactatcaTTATTAATTGAGTGTGTCAATATTAAAGTTGACTGCAaagaaatcaaagaataagTGGCTAATTCAACTAATCCATATGGATACAATTAAAGTTGACGCATATTTCTGATATGTTCACGCTTTTAGGTGAGGAAAGGGATTCCAATGACTAGCATGGATTTGTTAACTTTATAGAATATTTTACTACTGTTCCTTGGACCAAACTTAGATCTTTTCATTGATGCTATATCACACTTTACTTAAGTATTTCACAACccacaataaataataaacctaGTCACCACGAATTCCCCCAGCAAAAGTATATTAAAACTAACATCGACCCATTGCGTGctgataattgttttaattaaatttatacaacAATAAATCATAATCTTAGATTAATCTAACATCACATTAACAATGCATAATTTGCTTTAAAAccataaaacaaattattctcttaaagttttatCAATAATACTAACAAGTACGTAGTTGATTCGAAAATGAGCTGCAAGATAAGATCAGGGTCACGACTGAGACCCCAAACGCCCACTAACATAACGCTGGCATAGCTTCTCCATGACATGATCACAGCAATAAATGtgttttctattaaaaaagtagagacgaaaaataaaaagacaagaaaaataactttatcTTTGATGAGTTCCagcttttcattattttaagttCACAAAAAAATGTGGTGCAAGGCTCGTATTGGCGTGTGAAGATAAACTGGTACAAGTTGAAATACATCAGGGGGAGCTACTGCACTGAGTAATATATATTAAGTCACCTATTAGGAACGGCAAATGCTGAACCACCGGGATAAGAAACAGTGGGCTCTTGGTCAAAAGCCGAACGGCAATATATATTAGCACTTCGCATATATTTCTAAATACCTGATATAGTTTCCATTGAAGGGGTATCTTCAGTTGCTGTCATGTCCAATTTCAGAGCATGCTTTGCGACACGGTTTGTCTGTTTTCTCAGTCTAACATTATCCATCAACAAGTCTGCTATGATCTTACCCACTTCATCATCACAGATTATACCATCTTTGGTGCCATTGGCTTTATCTACACTCGAAGCCGCACTTCCATATTCCTTATCTAAATTTTCTACCTGGACAAATTTAAACAAGTTCAGTAATTGCAGAGTTTGCTGGAAATAACTGTTTATAAATGCGTTGCATTAAAAGTAGTCACAAAAAATTCAACTCTAACTGACTAGAACATAGAGAGAAATGTATGACTTACCTCTGATAATAGGGTGTCCATTTGGTCATCGGATGTCGTTAACTGATTAAAAGCATCACTCAATGACGATGAATTCATGACTGTTCTATCTTCACATTCGTAAGGAAGACTGACATTGCACTCCTGAAGCTGGTTGAAAAGAAACCTGCATTTCTCCAGCAGTTTTCTCCGTGCAGCTTCTGCCTGTTCCCTCCTCTCTCTTTCCTGAAGTAGTTGTTTCTAAATACACAAGAATTTAAGGCATAGCGTCATCATATATGTCATACGTTAGGGATATGAAGTCCATATATCAAACAAGGAATATTATGATCTGCTCattacattaatttaaattcCCACTTAAGAGAAACAGGCATTACAGAACATCATGGAGAAGTaaagaataacaaataaatgCATAGCATAACAAATACGTAAGAAAGGAGTCTCTAGTGCAATACCTAAAAACGCAAGAACAGTCAAATGAAGAATGTGTTTTTCACACCCCCTGCCCTTCCCAAATAGAAAAGCAgagtatatacatatacataatataCAAATTCAGAGACATACCAATTCAAAGTAAGACAAGTAAATTGACAAAGTTATTTTTCCGAGGAAAAGCATGAACTGTTGAGGGAAAACCTCCTGCAGAATATGATATATGCAGACTTGTAACCTACCTCAGTTtcactgttttcttttatcGACTCACTAAGCTCCTTCTTCAACTTTGTTTGGGAATTACGAAGAGATTTGACCTCTTTAACCAGAACTTTAACATCTGCCTTGGATTTTGCTTCTAGCTCTCCATACTGTTTTGACAAAACTTCTAGATGCTCTTTAGCAGTTTCTAAATTCTG
Encoded here:
- the LOC114162385 gene encoding adenine phosphoribosyltransferase 5 is translated as MFAEENGLKGDPRLQAISQAIRVVPHFPKHGIMFQDITTLLLDHKAFKDTVDIFVDRYRDMHISVVAGIEARGFMFGPSIALGIGAKFVPLRKPRKLPGEVISEKYALEYGTDCLELHVGAVQPGERAIVIDDLVATGGTLSAGVKLLERVGAEVVECACVIGVPDVKGQCRLIGKPLYVLVEPRKADKCY